A part of Quatrionicoccus australiensis genomic DNA contains:
- a CDS encoding class I SAM-dependent methyltransferase has product MNIKASIRIEALAPEFSDAVAALADELRLPLGGVADFALQLGDAGLQLQELGADAAGPVRVDFLEGAMAHRRQQGGGAGQMIAKAVGIQSGIRPAILDATAGLGRDAFVLAQLGCDVVLIERHPLIAALLADGLTRALSDAEVGPIVQRMHLQKGNAIDLMTAWQGDPPQVIYLDPMFPHRDKSALVKKEMRLFRPLVGDDDDAPQLLAAALDLATHRVVVKRPRKAPGVAGRAPSHVLEGKSSRLDIYAKKALKVRV; this is encoded by the coding sequence ATGAATATCAAGGCAAGCATTCGTATCGAGGCACTGGCGCCGGAGTTCTCTGACGCGGTTGCTGCATTGGCCGATGAACTGCGCTTGCCGCTTGGCGGCGTCGCTGATTTCGCCCTGCAGCTGGGCGATGCCGGTTTGCAACTGCAGGAACTTGGTGCGGATGCGGCGGGCCCGGTCCGTGTCGATTTTCTCGAGGGGGCAATGGCACATCGTCGCCAGCAAGGCGGAGGTGCTGGCCAGATGATAGCCAAGGCGGTCGGTATCCAGTCCGGTATCCGGCCGGCAATTCTCGACGCCACGGCTGGTCTGGGGCGCGATGCTTTCGTGCTGGCCCAGCTTGGGTGTGATGTCGTGCTGATCGAGCGTCATCCTCTGATTGCTGCCTTGCTTGCCGACGGGCTGACGCGCGCTTTATCCGATGCCGAGGTTGGTCCTATCGTGCAGCGCATGCACCTGCAAAAGGGTAATGCGATCGATTTGATGACGGCATGGCAGGGTGATCCGCCGCAAGTCATTTATCTTGACCCGATGTTCCCGCATCGCGACAAGAGTGCCCTGGTGAAGAAGGAGATGCGTCTCTTCCGGCCCTTGGTGGGGGATGACGATGATGCGCCGCAACTCCTGGCTGCCGCGCTGGATCTGGCGACGCACCGGGTTGTCGTCAAGCGACCGCGCAAGGCGCCGGGCGTGGCGGGACGAGCTCCGAGCCATGTTCTCGAAGGCAAATCCAGCCGCTTAGATATTTATGCCAAGAAGGCATTGAAGGTTCGGGTGTGA
- a CDS encoding methyl-accepting chemotaxis protein, giving the protein MFWNSSGKQEALHRELAETQSRERALRDELASLQLKLDSNAQAAASKERECEILRSILRNLASFSETLSGSQNSLGQMAHQLSEEKAQAVEAAEVSISSGQTTTEIAANLHQLARDSAVSANEVDALAREASEISAIVQLIHEIADQTNLLALNAAIEAARAGEAGRGFAVVADEVRKLAERTSKATKDIDGLVTSIRQNSNSAKNAMESLSKAAENFSERGNQATEDMQRLMGLSRQMEEVIAGSALKSFIELAKVDHLVFKFRIYIGLFGLENIAPSSVASHKTCRLGKWYYEGEGHDCFSKLPGYREIEAPHVDVHKFGIAALEAKGCGEMDAMLRHVEAMESASLRVVDNLQLMAEKATGEHALGCHHQGS; this is encoded by the coding sequence ATGTTCTGGAACAGCTCAGGCAAACAGGAGGCCCTGCACAGGGAGCTTGCCGAAACCCAAAGCCGCGAGCGGGCACTGCGCGATGAACTAGCCAGCCTGCAGCTCAAGCTCGACAGCAATGCGCAAGCCGCAGCGAGCAAGGAACGCGAATGCGAGATCCTGCGCTCGATTTTGCGCAACCTGGCCTCCTTCAGCGAAACGCTCTCCGGATCGCAAAACAGCCTGGGGCAAATGGCCCACCAGCTCAGTGAAGAAAAGGCGCAAGCCGTGGAAGCGGCAGAGGTTTCCATCAGCAGCGGCCAGACAACCACTGAAATTGCGGCCAACCTGCATCAACTGGCGAGAGACTCCGCGGTCAGCGCCAACGAAGTTGATGCACTCGCCCGCGAAGCCAGCGAAATCAGCGCCATTGTCCAGCTGATCCATGAAATTGCCGACCAGACCAACCTGTTGGCGCTCAATGCAGCTATCGAGGCTGCCCGTGCCGGTGAAGCCGGACGTGGCTTTGCAGTTGTCGCCGATGAAGTGAGAAAGCTGGCTGAGCGCACCTCGAAGGCAACCAAGGATATTGACGGCCTGGTGACCAGCATCCGGCAAAACTCCAACTCCGCCAAGAACGCCATGGAATCGCTATCAAAGGCCGCCGAAAACTTCAGCGAACGCGGCAATCAGGCAACGGAAGACATGCAGCGCCTGATGGGACTATCCCGCCAGATGGAAGAGGTCATTGCCGGCAGCGCCCTGAAGAGTTTTATCGAACTGGCGAAGGTCGACCATCTGGTCTTCAAGTTCCGCATCTATATCGGCTTGTTCGGCCTGGAAAATATCGCACCGAGCTCGGTTGCATCGCACAAGACCTGCCGCCTTGGCAAATGGTATTACGAGGGCGAGGGACATGACTGCTTCAGCAAGCTCCCCGGCTATCGCGAAATCGAAGCACCTCACGTCGATGTCCACAAATTCGGCATCGCCGCCCTCGAGGCAAAAGGCTGCGGCGAAATGGACGCCATGCTGCGGCACGTCGAAGCGATGGAAAGCGCCAGCCTGCGCGTTGTAGACAACCTGCAACTGATGGCGGAAAAGGCCACCGGCGAACATGCACTGGGCTGCCATCACCAGGGCAGCTAA
- a CDS encoding EAL domain-containing protein: MAVPDNVAAQSAIPLRPYLVGIGASAGGLEALSALIAALPTDLGISYVVLQHLSPTHRSMMVQLLGRETAMAVREVEHGGQPEPDTIYVAPASRNVILKDGCFVLIEGPREAMPRPSVNVFLTSLAAEKIEDAIGVILSGTGSDGAAGLRDVKAAGGYTFAQDPQSAKYAGMPQSAIDTGCVDWVLPPDGIAAEIAIIARSHGTVTVATKPPVAATALKKLLMKVKQQTRIDFSGYKEGTLWRRIERRMAAKHVTNLTDYLTLVESNPEELEHLGKDILISVTAFFRDPESFLALRTLVRTMLLNKLPGDEIRVWVPGCATGEEAYTIAILIAEALGPTAAQYRIQIFATDIDLNALAIARKGSYAESALADLEPGLVVRYFQKVGNRLEVARHLRDMVVVARQDIIQDPPFLRLDLVSCRNLLIYLQNEPQAKVLATFHYGLNPGGLLFLGKSEGIFQQESLYEVIDKSARIYRRRAGESRLTVPSFRLPDNVDRTVVATPPDAERRLLDAAIRRYVPASVLVNATFDILQMHGDVSAYLTVLPGKPNFNLQHLLRREMRADLQLLQHQAEHKHESACGRRHSIKTLEGPRDVRLVVHPLERGVVSPFYLVCFEPLPPVEVVEPESGLRGTAEDGRNVRDLEDELMSTRERLQTVIEELETSNEEMQALNEEVVAANEELQSSNEELEAANEELQSTNEELTTVNEELQVRTGELADTLNDLENIQNSVGFPILVCNEDLGLSRFNSPAAALFSLSAASIKQPMALLRLPPGMQDFLPVVRQAIETNRPVEAPIFSSERHYLIHVSPYETKVRGNRGAIVVMLDHTERLAAEREVRKNREMLLAIMNNSTSIITLKDLSGRYEFVNRKFETFFDIEADKVIGKTDAKVIPRKLADDFRAKELEVVRQRAAVEFEDHLVFAAQSDRYLNSIRFPLLTEDGVVYSICTQSIDVTEHKHAEDQLRLAARVFDRAGEGIVVTDSRQTILTVNEAFTNVTGFSAEEVIGKSPSVLASGRHNEDFYLDMWSHLQTQGWWQGEIWNRRKNGEIYPEWLTINSVKDTAGKVVNYVGIFSDITIVKESQRRVEFLATHDELTSLPNRALFLDRARQAVARTARSEATFAVLFIDLDNFKVVNDSMGHAAGDELLMEIARRMRECVRGSDTVARFGGDEFALLLEDASVEDAEMTARRIAEAMQRPYLIGRQSVYPSASIGICIFPDDGQDAETLLKNADSAMYQAKDGGKSTHHFFTDELRRAAEERLKIETGLRHAVEKNELFLLYQPQIDIATGRLIGVEALVRWQHPEDGLIAPMKFIPLAEKNGLIDQVGEWVAATACRQMALWIAQGHHVPRISINVSAEQLRRTNLPVLMRRLLSHYRLDATRLVVELTESALLDNVDRVQQMLRELKTLGVQLSIDDFGTGYSSLAYLRRFALDELKIDKSFVADIAQNLDDRAIAQTILAMSQTLGFSVVAEGIETQEQLDVLRDLGCNIGQGYLFATPLSAEELVRSYCAR, from the coding sequence TTGGCAGTTCCTGACAATGTTGCAGCACAATCTGCCATTCCCCTCCGCCCCTATCTGGTCGGCATCGGTGCCTCTGCCGGCGGGCTGGAGGCGCTTTCGGCCCTGATTGCTGCCTTGCCGACGGATCTGGGTATTTCCTACGTCGTGCTGCAACACCTTTCGCCGACCCACCGCAGCATGATGGTGCAACTGCTGGGGCGCGAAACCGCGATGGCGGTACGGGAAGTCGAGCATGGCGGGCAGCCTGAGCCGGACACGATTTATGTGGCGCCAGCCAGTCGCAACGTGATTCTCAAGGATGGTTGCTTCGTGCTGATCGAAGGTCCGCGTGAGGCGATGCCGCGGCCCTCGGTCAATGTATTCCTGACCTCCCTGGCCGCCGAAAAAATCGAGGATGCGATCGGCGTCATCCTCTCCGGCACGGGCAGTGACGGCGCCGCCGGTCTGCGCGATGTCAAGGCTGCCGGCGGTTATACCTTTGCCCAGGATCCGCAGAGCGCCAAGTATGCCGGCATGCCGCAGTCGGCGATCGATACCGGCTGCGTTGATTGGGTGTTGCCGCCGGATGGCATTGCTGCCGAAATTGCCATCATTGCCCGCTCGCATGGCACGGTGACGGTGGCCACCAAGCCGCCGGTGGCGGCGACAGCGTTGAAGAAGTTGCTGATGAAGGTCAAGCAGCAGACGCGCATTGATTTTTCCGGCTACAAGGAAGGCACGCTATGGCGCCGGATCGAGCGGCGCATGGCGGCCAAGCATGTGACCAATCTGACCGACTATCTGACTCTGGTCGAGTCCAATCCGGAAGAGCTGGAGCATCTGGGCAAGGATATCCTGATCTCGGTCACTGCTTTCTTCCGCGACCCGGAGTCGTTCTTGGCCTTGCGCACGCTGGTGCGAACAATGCTGTTGAACAAGCTGCCGGGGGATGAAATCCGGGTCTGGGTGCCGGGCTGTGCAACCGGTGAAGAGGCCTACACCATCGCCATCCTGATTGCCGAAGCGCTGGGGCCGACTGCAGCCCAGTACCGCATCCAGATCTTTGCCACGGATATCGATCTCAACGCGCTGGCCATCGCGCGCAAGGGCTCGTACGCCGAAAGCGCCCTGGCCGATCTCGAGCCCGGTCTGGTCGTGCGTTATTTCCAGAAGGTCGGCAATCGCCTGGAAGTCGCCCGTCATTTGCGTGACATGGTGGTTGTGGCGCGTCAGGACATCATCCAGGATCCACCGTTTTTGCGCCTCGACCTGGTCAGCTGCCGCAATCTGCTGATTTACCTGCAGAACGAGCCGCAGGCAAAAGTGCTGGCCACTTTCCATTACGGCCTCAATCCTGGCGGACTCCTCTTCCTCGGCAAGTCGGAAGGGATTTTCCAGCAGGAGTCACTGTACGAAGTCATCGACAAATCGGCGCGCATCTATCGCCGTCGGGCGGGCGAGTCACGCCTGACGGTCCCGTCTTTTCGCCTGCCTGACAATGTCGACCGTACGGTGGTGGCAACGCCGCCGGATGCCGAGCGTCGTCTCCTCGATGCGGCGATCCGCCGTTATGTGCCGGCTTCGGTACTGGTCAATGCGACTTTCGACATCCTGCAAATGCATGGGGATGTCAGCGCCTATCTGACGGTTTTGCCGGGCAAACCCAATTTCAACCTGCAGCATCTGCTGCGCCGTGAAATGCGGGCCGACCTGCAGCTTCTGCAACACCAGGCCGAGCACAAGCATGAGTCGGCCTGTGGCCGCCGGCACAGTATCAAGACCCTGGAAGGGCCGCGGGATGTGCGACTGGTCGTGCATCCGCTGGAGCGGGGCGTGGTCAGCCCGTTCTATCTGGTTTGTTTCGAGCCGTTGCCGCCGGTGGAGGTGGTTGAGCCGGAGTCCGGTCTGCGGGGAACTGCCGAGGACGGGCGCAATGTTCGCGACCTCGAAGACGAGCTGATGTCTACCCGTGAGCGTTTGCAGACGGTGATCGAGGAACTGGAAACCTCGAACGAGGAAATGCAGGCGCTCAACGAAGAAGTGGTTGCCGCCAACGAGGAGCTGCAGTCGTCGAACGAGGAACTGGAAGCTGCCAACGAAGAGCTGCAGTCGACCAATGAAGAGCTGACCACGGTTAACGAGGAGTTGCAGGTTCGCACGGGCGAACTGGCGGATACGCTGAATGATCTGGAAAATATCCAGAACAGCGTCGGCTTTCCCATCCTGGTCTGTAACGAGGATCTCGGGTTGTCGCGCTTCAACAGTCCGGCCGCTGCGCTTTTCTCGCTTTCCGCGGCGTCGATCAAGCAACCGATGGCCTTGCTGCGCCTGCCGCCCGGCATGCAGGATTTTCTCCCCGTGGTGCGGCAGGCGATCGAGACCAACCGGCCGGTTGAGGCGCCGATTTTCTCCAGCGAACGGCATTACCTGATCCATGTCTCGCCGTACGAGACCAAGGTGCGCGGCAATCGCGGTGCGATCGTCGTCATGCTTGACCATACGGAACGCCTGGCCGCCGAGCGGGAGGTGCGCAAGAATCGCGAGATGCTGTTGGCGATCATGAACAATTCGACCTCCATCATCACGCTGAAGGATCTGTCCGGTCGCTACGAATTCGTTAACCGCAAGTTCGAAACCTTTTTCGACATCGAGGCCGACAAGGTCATTGGCAAGACCGATGCCAAGGTCATTCCACGCAAGCTGGCGGACGATTTCCGTGCCAAGGAGCTGGAAGTTGTCCGGCAGCGCGCCGCGGTCGAATTCGAGGACCATCTCGTTTTTGCGGCGCAGAGCGACCGTTACCTGAATTCGATCCGTTTTCCGCTGTTGACCGAAGACGGGGTGGTGTACAGCATCTGTACCCAGTCGATCGACGTCACCGAACACAAGCACGCCGAGGACCAGTTGCGGCTTGCCGCCCGTGTCTTTGACCGGGCCGGCGAGGGGATCGTCGTGACCGATTCGCGCCAGACCATTCTCACCGTGAACGAAGCGTTTACCAATGTCACCGGGTTCTCCGCCGAGGAAGTCATCGGCAAGAGCCCGAGCGTGCTCGCCTCCGGCCGGCATAACGAGGATTTCTATCTCGACATGTGGTCGCATCTGCAAACCCAGGGCTGGTGGCAGGGCGAAATCTGGAATCGGCGCAAGAACGGCGAAATCTATCCCGAGTGGCTGACCATCAATTCGGTCAAGGATACGGCAGGGAAGGTCGTCAACTATGTCGGCATCTTCAGCGATATCACCATCGTCAAGGAGTCGCAGCGCCGGGTCGAGTTCCTGGCCACGCATGACGAACTGACCTCGCTGCCCAATCGTGCCCTGTTCCTCGACCGGGCACGTCAGGCCGTGGCGCGCACGGCGCGCTCTGAAGCAACGTTCGCGGTGCTGTTCATCGATCTCGACAATTTCAAGGTGGTCAACGACTCGATGGGGCATGCTGCCGGTGACGAGCTGCTCATGGAAATCGCCCGGCGCATGCGTGAATGCGTGCGCGGATCGGATACGGTGGCCCGCTTCGGTGGTGATGAGTTCGCACTGCTGCTTGAGGATGCTTCCGTCGAGGACGCCGAAATGACGGCGCGGCGGATTGCCGAAGCCATGCAGCGGCCTTACCTGATCGGTCGGCAGAGCGTTTATCCGAGTGCCAGCATCGGCATCTGCATTTTCCCGGATGATGGGCAGGATGCCGAAACCCTGCTCAAGAACGCCGACAGCGCGATGTACCAGGCCAAGGATGGCGGCAAGAGCACGCACCATTTCTTTACCGACGAGTTACGTCGTGCGGCCGAGGAACGTCTCAAGATCGAAACCGGCCTGCGTCACGCCGTCGAGAAAAACGAGCTGTTCCTGCTTTATCAGCCGCAGATCGACATTGCGACCGGACGCCTGATTGGTGTCGAAGCACTGGTGCGCTGGCAGCATCCGGAAGACGGCCTGATTGCTCCGATGAAGTTCATCCCGCTGGCCGAGAAGAACGGTCTGATCGACCAGGTGGGCGAATGGGTGGCGGCGACCGCCTGTCGCCAGATGGCGCTGTGGATTGCCCAGGGACATCACGTGCCCCGCATTTCGATCAATGTTTCGGCCGAGCAGTTGCGGCGTACCAACTTGCCGGTGCTGATGCGTCGCCTGCTCAGCCATTACCGCCTCGATGCAACCCGGCTCGTCGTCGAGCTGACCGAAAGTGCCCTGCTCGACAACGTCGACCGGGTGCAGCAAATGCTGCGCGAGTTGAAGACCCTGGGCGTCCAGCTCAGTATCGACGACTTCGGCACGGGGTATTCCTCGCTTGCCTACCTGCGCCGTTTCGCGCTCGACGAGCTGAAAATCGACAAGTCCTTCGTTGCCGATATTGCCCAGAATCTCGACGACCGGGCCATCGCCCAGACCATTCTGGCGATGTCGCAAACCCTCGGCTTCTCGGTGGTGGCCGAGGGTATAGAGACGCAGGAGCAGCTGGATGTACTGCGCGATCTGGGCTGCAACATCGGTCAGGGCTATTTGTTCGCAACCCCGCTCTCAGCCGAGGAGTTGGTTCGCAGTTACTGTGCCCGTTGA
- a CDS encoding fatty acid cis/trans isomerase, which produces MRKFAPLLFLFLAACATVVSLRLDDRFGLPNPARFDRFPVLANAAAPDYWKEVRPILDQRCVSCHACYDAPCQLNLSSYAGLTRGANTDVVYSAIRLLADPPTRLGIDAATTVQWRQMGFFPVLNERVSTPEANRVGGVLHRLLEMKRLNPGPASGPLPDEDFDFSLDRAQMCVRAEGLDDYALRHPARGMPFGLPPLSATEHQTLSRWLEAGAPYQLPAALPANVQRRLADWERFLNGDSLKEQLMARYIYEHWYIGHLYFDEMPRQFFELVRSRTPAGQPIDLIATRRPYDDPGVERVYYRLQRMEASSVAKKHMPLKLDAARMERLRGWFLAADYPVGDLPGYAPEVAANPFVTFRALPVDARYRFMLDDAQFTLMGFMKGPVCRGQVALNVINDHFWVVFVAPDSKETRLMNAMLDAAMPNLRLPAEREGSIGPLTWRQYARLENKYLEAKSSVLAKFASRDYLPAPDKLWNGDGQNPNAALTVFRHFDSASVLRGLVGERPQTTLLLGYPLFERMHYLLVAGFDVYGNLGHQVATRLYMDFLRMEGEQNFLTLLPLKDRQAVLDHWYRGRSEPHIRQFADAAAFFPKESGMHYRSQDHLSELYAELQARVEPVRERSLDWSANGWSGREVAQFQRLNQVRGIPASVLPENSLLSIRYPDGRLRLVSLVRNSAHSNVAELFGESARRLPQEDTLLALNGVVGAYPNAFYTVDVAELANFTDAVVRLGSEDDLIALTDRFGVRRTDRRFWPLSDAIHAEWRRIAPQDAAILDYSRFENR; this is translated from the coding sequence ATGCGCAAGTTTGCCCCCCTGCTGTTTCTCTTCCTGGCGGCCTGTGCCACGGTCGTTTCCCTGCGCCTCGACGACCGTTTCGGCCTGCCCAACCCGGCGCGTTTCGATCGCTTTCCTGTCCTTGCCAACGCGGCGGCGCCGGATTACTGGAAAGAGGTGCGGCCGATTCTCGACCAGCGCTGCGTCAGTTGCCATGCCTGCTACGATGCGCCTTGCCAGCTCAACCTGAGCAGTTATGCCGGGCTGACGCGCGGCGCCAATACTGACGTCGTCTACTCTGCGATCCGCCTGCTGGCCGATCCGCCGACCCGCCTCGGCATTGATGCGGCGACCACCGTGCAATGGCGGCAGATGGGTTTCTTCCCGGTGCTCAACGAGCGCGTCTCGACACCGGAGGCCAACCGGGTGGGGGGCGTGCTGCATCGCCTGCTGGAAATGAAGCGCCTCAATCCGGGGCCGGCGAGCGGTCCCTTGCCGGATGAAGATTTCGATTTTTCGCTGGATCGCGCCCAGATGTGTGTCCGGGCCGAGGGACTCGACGACTATGCCTTGCGCCATCCGGCACGCGGCATGCCCTTCGGTCTGCCGCCGCTGAGTGCTACCGAGCATCAGACGCTGAGCCGCTGGCTGGAGGCCGGTGCCCCCTATCAACTGCCGGCCGCTCTGCCGGCCAATGTCCAGCGCCGGCTGGCCGACTGGGAACGCTTCCTGAATGGCGACAGCCTGAAGGAACAGCTGATGGCCCGCTATATCTACGAGCACTGGTATATCGGGCACCTGTACTTTGACGAAATGCCCCGGCAGTTTTTCGAACTGGTGCGCAGCCGGACGCCGGCCGGTCAGCCAATTGACCTGATTGCCACGCGTCGACCGTATGACGACCCCGGTGTCGAGCGGGTTTACTACCGTTTGCAGCGCATGGAGGCGAGTTCTGTCGCCAAGAAGCACATGCCGCTGAAGCTTGATGCGGCACGCATGGAGCGTCTGCGCGGCTGGTTCCTGGCGGCGGACTATCCGGTCGGCGATCTGCCCGGCTATGCGCCGGAGGTGGCGGCGAATCCTTTCGTGACTTTCCGGGCGCTGCCGGTCGATGCCCGCTACCGCTTCATGCTTGATGATGCCCAATTCACGTTGATGGGCTTCATGAAAGGCCCGGTTTGTCGCGGTCAGGTGGCGCTTAACGTCATCAACGATCATTTCTGGGTGGTTTTCGTTGCGCCGGACAGCAAGGAAACCCGGTTGATGAATGCCATGCTGGATGCGGCAATGCCGAACCTGCGCCTGCCTGCCGAGCGCGAGGGGTCGATCGGACCGCTCACCTGGCGCCAGTATGCCAGGCTGGAAAACAAGTATCTGGAAGCGAAGAGCTCGGTGCTCGCCAAATTTGCCAGCCGGGACTACCTGCCGGCACCGGACAAGTTGTGGAATGGCGATGGCCAGAATCCGAATGCAGCCTTGACCGTGTTCCGCCATTTCGACAGTGCCTCGGTGCTGCGCGGCCTGGTTGGCGAGCGGCCGCAGACGACCCTGCTGCTTGGTTATCCGCTGTTCGAGCGCATGCATTACCTGCTGGTCGCCGGCTTCGATGTTTACGGCAATCTTGGTCACCAGGTGGCGACCCGCCTCTACATGGACTTCCTGCGCATGGAAGGCGAGCAGAATTTCCTGACGCTGCTGCCGCTCAAGGATAGGCAGGCGGTACTCGATCACTGGTATCGCGGTCGCAGCGAGCCGCATATCCGCCAGTTTGCCGATGCCGCGGCATTTTTCCCGAAAGAGAGCGGCATGCATTATCGCAGCCAGGATCATCTGAGCGAGCTCTATGCCGAATTGCAGGCAAGGGTCGAGCCGGTGCGCGAACGCAGCCTGGACTGGTCGGCAAATGGCTGGTCGGGGCGGGAAGTGGCGCAATTCCAGCGGCTCAATCAGGTGCGCGGTATTCCGGCGTCGGTCTTGCCGGAAAACAGCCTGCTCAGCATCCGCTATCCGGACGGCAGGCTGCGTCTGGTGTCGCTGGTGCGCAACAGTGCGCACAGCAATGTTGCCGAGCTGTTTGGCGAGTCGGCCCGCCGTCTGCCGCAGGAGGACACGCTGCTGGCGCTCAACGGGGTCGTCGGCGCCTACCCCAATGCCTTCTATACGGTCGACGTCGCAGAATTGGCCAATTTCACCGATGCCGTCGTCCGCCTGGGCAGTGAGGACGACCTGATCGCCCTCACCGACCGTTTCGGCGTGCGCCGCACTGACCGCCGCTTCTGGCCGCTGAGCGATGCGATCCACGCCGAATGGCGCCGGATCGCACCGCAGGATGCGGCCATTCTTGACTACAGCCGCTTCGAGAACCGTTAG